A stretch of the Bacillus sp. B-jedd genome encodes the following:
- the yabA gene encoding DNA replication initiation control protein YabA → MDKKEIFESIDTMETQIGNLYQQLGALKQYLTEILEENHSLKLENNLLRRRLDSEAEQTGTADKKGKKKGAADAKQIDIGEGYDNLARLYQEGFHICNLHFGSLRKEGDCLFCLSFLNKK, encoded by the coding sequence GTGGATAAAAAAGAGATTTTTGAGTCGATTGATACAATGGAAACACAAATCGGCAATCTTTACCAGCAGCTGGGTGCATTAAAACAGTATCTGACAGAAATACTGGAAGAGAATCATTCTCTTAAGCTCGAGAATAACCTTCTCAGGCGCCGCCTTGACAGCGAGGCGGAACAGACAGGAACAGCAGATAAAAAAGGCAAAAAGAAGGGAGCCGCCGATGCAAAACAAATTGATATCGGAGAAGGCTATGATAATCTGGCGCGCCTTTACCAGGAAGGGTTCCATATCTGCAATCTGCATTTCGGAAGCCTGAGAAAAGAAGGCGACTGTCTGTTTTGCCTGTCATTTCTCAATAAAAAATAA
- a CDS encoding pro-sigmaK processing inhibitor BofA family protein, translated as MNPVYVISIIGGLIVVLLVAGAPMKTGRLLGQAAIKLVIGAVLLFLLNTLGNHYGIHIPINLFTTVVSGFLGVPGLAALVAVDLFVMG; from the coding sequence TTGAATCCGGTTTATGTTATATCCATAATAGGCGGGCTGATCGTCGTCCTGTTGGTGGCAGGAGCACCGATGAAAACAGGAAGGCTGTTGGGCCAAGCTGCCATCAAACTCGTCATTGGAGCAGTGCTGTTATTCCTTTTAAATACGCTGGGCAATCATTATGGGATTCATATTCCCATTAATCTATTTACAACAGTGGTATCCGGATTCCTTGGGGTGCCTGGGTTGGCTGCCCTTGTAGCGGTTGATTTGTTTGTCATGGGATAG
- the holB gene encoding DNA polymerase III subunit delta' — protein sequence MKKWDELEEIQPAALKMIKNSIVKGRVAHAYLFEGMRGTGKREAAILLSKSLFCESPVDGYKPCEDCLNCRRINSGNHPDLHIVEPDGLSIKKQQIKDLQEEFSKKGMESSQKIYVIADAEKMSTGASNSLLKFLEEPGAQTVALLLTENPQKMLPTILSRCQIITFRPLVPDIFIKKLVENGVDPDTAPILAQLTNNVHEALDLNSQDWFAQAQKIVVKLYEVLKKEPLEAMVALQGDWFMHFKEKDQIDRGLDLLLLVFKDLLYIQLGKQEQVVFRKEAGRLQQFALQVPTRSLAGQMAAILEAKRRLQANMNPQLLMEQLVLKLQEGSAFV from the coding sequence ATGAAAAAATGGGACGAACTTGAAGAGATACAGCCGGCGGCATTAAAAATGATAAAGAACAGCATAGTCAAAGGCCGTGTAGCGCACGCCTATTTATTTGAAGGCATGCGCGGTACGGGGAAGAGAGAGGCGGCCATCCTCCTATCCAAATCCCTTTTTTGCGAAAGCCCGGTTGATGGATATAAGCCGTGTGAAGACTGTCTTAACTGCCGGAGGATCAATAGCGGCAATCATCCCGATCTTCATATTGTTGAGCCGGACGGCCTTTCTATCAAAAAACAGCAGATTAAGGACCTCCAAGAAGAATTTTCTAAGAAAGGGATGGAATCCTCCCAAAAAATTTACGTGATAGCCGATGCGGAAAAGATGTCCACGGGAGCTTCCAATTCACTGCTGAAATTTCTTGAGGAACCGGGAGCCCAGACGGTCGCATTACTGCTGACAGAAAATCCTCAAAAAATGCTGCCGACCATTCTATCAAGGTGTCAAATTATTACGTTCAGGCCGCTTGTCCCTGATATTTTCATAAAAAAACTTGTCGAAAACGGAGTCGATCCGGATACAGCCCCCATTCTTGCCCAACTGACAAATAATGTTCATGAGGCGTTGGACCTAAATAGCCAGGATTGGTTTGCACAAGCCCAAAAAATAGTGGTAAAATTATATGAAGTGCTGAAAAAGGAACCGCTTGAGGCAATGGTTGCCCTGCAAGGGGACTGGTTCATGCATTTTAAGGAAAAAGACCAAATCGACCGCGGTTTGGATTTGCTGTTACTCGTATTCAAGGACTTATTATATATACAATTGGGTAAACAGGAGCAAGTTGTTTTCAGGAAGGAAGCTGGACGGCTACAGCAATTTGCCCTGCAAGTCCCGACGCGGAGCCTGGCCGGTCAGATGGCTGCGATCTTGGAAGCCAAAAGGCGGCTTCAAGCCAATATGAATCCGCAGCTCCTGATGGAACAGCTCGTGTTAAAATTGCAGGAGGGATCAGCATTTGTATGA
- the tmk gene encoding dTMP kinase — protein MNKGLFITIEGPEGAGKSTVAAVIAEKLAKEGLRTVITREPGGIDIAEQIRRVILEPGNTAMDARTEALLYAAARRQHLVEKVRPALEEGCIVLCDRFVDSSLAYQGFARGLGIDEVYKINQFAIETMMPDLTIYFDIAPEEGLARIEKHKGREVNRLDLEELDFHKRVREGYLLLLERFPERIKKIDASLELEEVVGEAFIQIKQLQELR, from the coding sequence ATGAATAAAGGATTGTTTATTACAATAGAAGGGCCTGAGGGAGCGGGCAAATCGACAGTAGCAGCGGTTATAGCCGAAAAGTTAGCAAAAGAGGGCCTTAGGACGGTTATTACACGTGAACCGGGCGGAATCGACATTGCCGAACAAATCAGGCGAGTCATATTGGAGCCGGGCAATACTGCCATGGATGCCCGTACAGAGGCACTGCTGTATGCAGCAGCCAGAAGGCAGCATCTTGTTGAAAAGGTTAGGCCGGCTCTGGAGGAAGGCTGTATTGTCCTGTGTGACCGCTTTGTAGACAGCTCGCTTGCTTATCAAGGTTTTGCGCGGGGGCTTGGGATTGATGAAGTGTACAAAATAAATCAATTTGCCATTGAAACAATGATGCCAGACTTAACGATTTATTTTGATATTGCCCCTGAAGAAGGGCTGGCGAGGATTGAAAAGCATAAAGGCCGGGAAGTCAACAGGCTGGATTTGGAAGAGCTCGATTTCCATAAACGTGTAAGGGAAGGATATTTGCTTTTGCTTGAGCGTTTCCCCGAAAGAATCAAAAAAATCGATGCCTCCTTGGAACTAGAGGAAGTAGTGGGGGAAGCATTCATCCAGATCAAGCAACTCCAGGAATTAAGATAA
- a CDS encoding tRNA1(Val) (adenine(37)-N6)-methyltransferase yields the protein MVNLKGDERLDYLLAEDLRIIQSPTVFAFSLDAVLLARFVYVPIQKGNLIDLCSGNGVVPLFLSARTKGTITGVEIQERLYDMAVRSIEYNGLEDRLRMIHGDLKDMPSMLGHGKFDVVTCNPPYFKTPPTSEINENEHLAIARHEIMCTLEDTIRVSSALARAGGKVAFVHRPERLNDMIELMRKYRLEPKRIKFVYPKEGKEANTMLVEAAKNGQPGLKILPPLVVYDENNEYTSEVREILYGSN from the coding sequence ATGGTGAATTTAAAGGGAGACGAGCGGCTGGATTATTTGCTGGCGGAGGATTTACGGATTATACAGAGCCCGACGGTTTTCGCTTTTTCCCTTGATGCCGTCCTGTTGGCGAGATTTGTTTATGTTCCAATCCAAAAGGGGAATCTGATTGACTTATGCAGCGGCAATGGGGTCGTCCCGCTTTTTCTAAGTGCGAGGACGAAGGGAACGATTACAGGGGTTGAAATTCAGGAACGGCTTTATGATATGGCGGTAAGGAGTATTGAGTATAATGGCCTGGAAGACCGCCTGAGGATGATTCATGGTGATTTGAAAGATATGCCTTCCATGCTTGGCCACGGCAAGTTTGATGTGGTGACATGCAACCCGCCTTATTTTAAAACACCGCCCACGAGTGAAATTAACGAAAATGAACATTTGGCCATCGCCAGACATGAAATCATGTGCACACTAGAGGATACAATCCGGGTTTCAAGTGCGCTGGCGCGGGCCGGAGGAAAAGTCGCTTTTGTCCACAGGCCGGAACGGCTGAATGATATGATTGAGCTGATGAGAAAGTACCGCCTTGAGCCAAAGAGGATAAAGTTTGTCTATCCAAAAGAAGGCAAAGAAGCGAATACGATGTTGGTGGAAGCAGCGAAAAATGGACAGCCTGGGCTGAAAATCCTTCCTCCCCTTGTCGTTTATGACGAAAACAATGAGTACACATCTGAAGTCAGAGAGATATTATATGGAAGCAACTAA
- a CDS encoding YbaB/EbfC family nucleoid-associated protein has translation MGGMGNMQGMMKQMQKMQKQMEEAQDKLGETTVEGTAGGGMVTVVVTGHKKVVDIKIDPEAVDPEDVEMLQDTILAAFNDALDKADKLSESTMGQFTKGMNLPGLF, from the coding sequence ATGGGCGGAATGGGTAATATGCAAGGTATGATGAAACAAATGCAAAAAATGCAAAAGCAAATGGAAGAAGCGCAGGACAAACTGGGTGAAACCACCGTTGAGGGAACAGCCGGAGGCGGCATGGTCACAGTTGTTGTAACTGGCCATAAAAAAGTGGTTGATATTAAAATCGACCCGGAAGCGGTTGATCCGGAAGATGTGGAAATGCTTCAAGACACCATTCTAGCAGCGTTTAACGATGCATTGGACAAGGCGGATAAATTATCGGAGTCCACAATGGGGCAGTTTACTAAAGGAATGAACCTTCCGGGCTTGTTCTAG
- the rsmI gene encoding 16S rRNA (cytidine(1402)-2'-O)-methyltransferase, translated as MQQQKSFENEEFKGILYLVPTPIGNLEDMTFRAIRILKEADLIAAEDTRNTKKLCNYFEVDTPIVSYHEHNKEASGFKLLEKLKEGAKVALVSDAGMPAISDPGYELVTGAIEDEIAVVPLPGANAALPALIASGLPSQPFYFYGFLNRQKKEKRKELEVLKNQLDTIILYESPHRLKETLTLVLDVLGDRKIVLCRELTKKYEEFIRGTVSEAIAWCGSGEVRGEFCLILEGGEDSPSEDQMWWEGMEINDHVNHYLSHENLSSKEAIKRVASDRGVSKRDVYREFHVE; from the coding sequence TTGCAGCAGCAGAAAAGTTTTGAAAATGAAGAGTTTAAAGGTATTCTCTACCTGGTTCCGACTCCAATCGGAAATTTGGAGGATATGACTTTCAGGGCCATCCGGATACTAAAAGAAGCGGACCTGATAGCGGCTGAGGATACGAGGAATACGAAAAAGCTTTGCAACTATTTCGAAGTAGATACCCCTATTGTCAGCTATCACGAACATAATAAGGAAGCAAGTGGTTTTAAGCTGTTGGAAAAACTAAAAGAAGGGGCGAAAGTTGCCCTAGTGAGCGATGCGGGAATGCCTGCCATATCAGATCCAGGCTATGAGCTTGTTACAGGTGCGATTGAGGATGAAATTGCGGTTGTTCCGCTTCCGGGCGCCAATGCGGCTTTGCCGGCTTTGATCGCCTCTGGGCTTCCTTCCCAGCCGTTTTACTTCTATGGGTTTTTAAACCGGCAGAAGAAGGAGAAAAGAAAAGAGCTTGAAGTGTTGAAGAATCAGTTGGATACGATCATTTTATATGAATCTCCCCATCGGCTCAAAGAAACTTTGACCCTTGTTCTGGATGTTCTTGGGGATCGGAAAATTGTCCTTTGCAGGGAATTGACGAAAAAGTATGAGGAATTTATCCGGGGTACTGTTTCAGAGGCAATTGCCTGGTGCGGGAGCGGAGAAGTGCGGGGAGAATTTTGTCTAATTCTTGAAGGCGGGGAAGATAGCCCTTCAGAAGATCAAATGTGGTGGGAAGGAATGGAGATTAATGACCATGTAAACCATTATCTTTCCCATGAAAACCTGTCCTCTAAAGAGGCGATAAAAAGAGTGGCATCGGACCGTGGCGTAAGTAAAAGGGATGTTTATCGCGAATTCCATGTCGAATAA
- a CDS encoding PSP1 domain-containing protein — MYDVVGVRFKKAGKIYYFDPGDLPIEKGDYAIVETVRGVEFGKVVIARKQVDEHDVVLPLKKVVRIADQKDKLIVEENKLAAREAYEVCCEKVSGHQLDMKLVDVEYTFDRNKVIFYFTADGRVDFRELVKDLASIFRTRIELRQIGVRDEAKMLGGIGPCGRMLCCSTFLGDFDPVSIKMAKDQNLSLNPTKISGLCGRLMCCLKYENDEYETAKDLLPDLGEVISTPLGRGKVVGLNILERILQVDIKEQERVLEFTLDEILNEGAFSVPSTD; from the coding sequence TTGTATGATGTAGTTGGGGTCCGCTTTAAAAAAGCGGGAAAAATCTATTACTTTGATCCCGGCGATCTGCCTATAGAAAAAGGTGACTATGCAATAGTCGAAACCGTACGCGGAGTGGAATTCGGCAAAGTGGTCATCGCCCGTAAACAAGTGGACGAACACGATGTCGTCCTTCCTTTGAAAAAGGTTGTACGGATTGCAGATCAAAAGGATAAACTTATTGTGGAAGAGAACAAGCTTGCTGCAAGGGAAGCATATGAAGTGTGCTGCGAGAAAGTAAGCGGCCATCAGCTTGATATGAAGCTTGTAGATGTTGAATATACATTTGACAGAAATAAGGTCATCTTTTATTTTACTGCCGATGGCCGGGTTGATTTCAGGGAACTTGTAAAAGACCTTGCATCCATTTTTAGGACAAGAATCGAATTAAGGCAAATCGGTGTCAGGGATGAAGCGAAGATGCTTGGGGGCATCGGACCGTGCGGAAGGATGCTGTGCTGTTCGACTTTCCTTGGCGATTTTGATCCGGTTTCGATCAAAATGGCAAAGGACCAGAACCTTTCCTTGAATCCCACTAAGATATCCGGTTTATGCGGGCGCCTGATGTGCTGCCTGAAGTATGAAAATGATGAATATGAAACAGCAAAGGACCTTCTTCCTGACCTTGGTGAAGTTATTTCCACTCCTCTTGGCAGAGGAAAGGTAGTCGGGTTGAACATCCTTGAGAGAATCCTCCAGGTTGATATAAAGGAGCAAGAAAGAGTCCTCGAGTTCACCCTTGATGAAATCCTAAACGAAGGAGCTTTTTCTGTACCATCCACAGATTAA
- a CDS encoding sigma factor G inhibitor Gin — MEVGGVGVKPVTDVCGELCVVCEERKMRGIHLYTSFICMECERDMVSTETNDPRYIYFLKRLKKVAVPGIYS; from the coding sequence ATGGAGGTGGGAGGAGTGGGTGTTAAGCCAGTAACCGACGTGTGTGGGGAGTTGTGTGTTGTTTGCGAGGAACGGAAAATGAGGGGAATACACTTGTATACTTCTTTTATTTGTATGGAATGCGAAAGGGATATGGTTTCCACGGAAACAAATGATCCGAGATACATTTATTTTCTGAAACGGCTGAAAAAAGTGGCTGTTCCAGGCATCTATTCATGA
- a CDS encoding YaaL family protein, which yields MFFRRKGRLRNEFDEKFLDILEIVKSDRQQQKTLLDKSFDPSEEVICQAKLAEAKYFFLLKEAKHRKISIKR from the coding sequence ATGTTTTTTCGGCGGAAAGGCCGGCTACGCAATGAATTTGATGAAAAGTTTCTTGATATTTTGGAAATAGTGAAGAGTGACCGGCAACAACAGAAAACCCTTCTTGATAAATCCTTTGATCCTTCCGAGGAAGTGATTTGCCAGGCAAAACTTGCCGAAGCAAAATACTTTTTTCTATTAAAAGAAGCGAAACACCGCAAAATCTCCATAAAACGTTGA
- a CDS encoding AbrB/MazE/SpoVT family DNA-binding domain-containing protein gives MKSTGIVRKVDELGRVVIPIELRRTLGIAEKDALEIYVDDERIILKKYKPNMTCQVTGEVSDDNVSLAEGKLILSREGAEQLVKEIQAAFSK, from the coding sequence ATGAAATCTACAGGTATTGTCCGCAAAGTTGACGAATTGGGCCGGGTGGTTATTCCAATCGAATTAAGGCGCACACTTGGCATCGCAGAAAAGGATGCTCTTGAAATCTATGTTGATGACGAGCGCATTATCCTGAAGAAGTACAAGCCAAACATGACTTGCCAGGTTACAGGAGAAGTATCTGATGACAACGTTTCTCTTGCAGAAGGCAAACTAATCCTAAGCCGCGAGGGCGCGGAACAGCTTGTGAAAGAAATTCAGGCTGCATTCAGCAAGTAA
- a CDS encoding aminotransferase class I/II-fold pyridoxal phosphate-dependent enzyme, with protein MKHTRIPLYDALLNHSEQNPISFHVPGHKNGTVLDKNIGVHFAHIMKLDATELSGLDDLHAPEGPIAEAEELLADLYKTKQSFFLVNGSTVGNLAMILAAGWQGGRFLVQRNCHKSIVNAMRLAKAEPVFIEPEYNGEWKVAGGLAPAAVKEAISAYPDARGLILTYPNYYGMADSIEEIIQIAQSKGIPVLVDEAHGAHFIAGQPFPSSAAVLGADIVVQSAHKTLPAMTMGSFLHFNSKLIDLDRLKDFLQILQSSSPSYPIMASLDTARSYMGTFCKKDLDFLIQQISCFRSALAKIPQIRVLKYKGFGDPLKVTIQSATSLNGYELQQLMEREGIYTELADPNNVLFVLPLLKEGMPYQFSETVERMAAVLNHYPVVEPSVSISSSGGRCTKLSVSYLEMERLHLEWIRVEKAEGFIAAETIIPYPPGIPLVLKGELITAELAESLERLISSGARFQGGERLKYGEVLIFKKA; from the coding sequence ATGAAGCATACACGGATTCCTTTATACGATGCATTATTGAACCATTCAGAACAAAACCCAATATCCTTTCACGTTCCAGGGCATAAAAATGGAACGGTACTGGACAAAAATATTGGCGTCCATTTTGCGCATATTATGAAATTGGATGCTACAGAACTGTCGGGTCTTGATGACTTGCATGCGCCTGAGGGGCCGATTGCAGAAGCAGAAGAACTTCTCGCTGACCTTTATAAAACAAAGCAAAGTTTTTTCCTTGTCAATGGCTCTACAGTAGGAAACTTGGCGATGATATTGGCAGCAGGTTGGCAAGGGGGGCGTTTTCTTGTCCAGCGGAACTGCCATAAGTCGATTGTCAATGCAATGCGGTTAGCGAAGGCAGAGCCTGTTTTCATAGAACCTGAATATAATGGTGAGTGGAAGGTGGCAGGCGGACTGGCTCCGGCTGCTGTTAAAGAGGCCATTTCGGCCTATCCAGATGCAAGGGGTCTTATACTTACATATCCCAATTATTATGGGATGGCAGATTCAATAGAAGAAATCATTCAAATAGCCCAAAGCAAAGGAATTCCTGTTCTGGTGGATGAAGCTCATGGCGCCCATTTCATTGCCGGCCAGCCTTTTCCATCATCTGCGGCAGTGCTGGGTGCGGATATTGTCGTCCAGTCTGCCCATAAAACATTGCCTGCCATGACAATGGGGTCATTCCTCCACTTCAATAGCAAGCTGATTGATCTCGATCGCTTGAAAGACTTTTTACAAATCCTGCAGTCCAGCAGCCCGTCTTACCCCATTATGGCTTCACTGGATACCGCAAGAAGTTATATGGGTACCTTTTGCAAAAAGGATCTCGATTTTCTTATCCAACAAATCAGCTGTTTTCGAAGTGCGCTGGCTAAAATTCCCCAAATCCGTGTTCTAAAGTATAAAGGATTCGGGGACCCATTGAAGGTGACGATCCAATCAGCGACCAGCCTGAATGGCTATGAGCTGCAACAGCTGATGGAGAGGGAGGGTATCTATACCGAACTGGCGGATCCAAATAATGTTCTATTTGTTCTCCCGCTCCTTAAAGAGGGCATGCCCTATCAATTTAGTGAAACTGTAGAAAGAATGGCTGCTGTGTTGAATCATTATCCTGTAGTTGAACCCTCCGTTTCAATTTCCTCTTCAGGGGGAAGGTGTACAAAGCTGTCGGTTTCCTATCTGGAGATGGAGCGGCTACATCTAGAGTGGATAAGGGTTGAAAAGGCAGAGGGATTCATAGCGGCTGAAACGATTATTCCGTATCCACCAGGAATACCGCTTGTCTTAAAAGGAGAACTAATTACAGCCGAACTTGCTGAAAGCCTAGAAAGACTAATAAGCTCAGGTGCCCGGTTTCAAGGAGGAGAGCGGCTGAAATACGGAGAAGTTCTCATATTTAAAAAGGCCTGA
- the dnaX gene encoding DNA polymerase III subunit gamma/tau gives MAYQALYRVWRPQQFSDVVGQEHITQTLQNALVQQKITHAYLFSGPRGTGKTTAAKILAKAVNCEHAPVAEPCNECSACRGITDGSIQDVIEIDAASNNGVDEIRDIRDKVKYAPSSVKYKVYIIDEVHMLSTGAFNALLKTLEEPPRHVMFILATTEPHKIPLTIVSRCQRFDFKRITSQAIMGRMKLIADETGASYDPAALPIIARAAEGGMRDALSLLDQAISFSHERVTVDDALTVTGSVSQGFLHELGEAISEKDVAKGLDALNELLFHGKDPSRFIEDFILFFRDMLLYKTAPTLEESLERVTVDERFRALADEFSTARIYDLIEMLNKTQQEMRWTTHPRIFLEVAIVKLCQLDSKDSPGEPADSGQVSLLLNRIEKLEAELKELRNQGVSPAGEPAATQQKPAARSSRKGFQAPAGKINEVLKQATKADLTLLKSNWGEMLRKLMKSHAALLNEAEPVASSTGAFVLKFKHEIHCQMAMDNPKFKEAVTEGLRDLTGRTFSVLGVPEDQWLAIRENFLSNHQVEGGEEAESKKEEDVIVDEASKLFGGTLIEVID, from the coding sequence GTGGCCTATCAAGCATTATACAGAGTCTGGCGACCACAGCAATTCAGTGATGTCGTAGGACAGGAACATATCACCCAGACATTGCAGAATGCCCTGGTGCAGCAAAAGATTACCCACGCTTACCTTTTTTCGGGCCCTCGCGGAACCGGGAAAACAACTGCGGCCAAAATCCTCGCTAAAGCAGTCAACTGCGAACATGCTCCTGTGGCGGAGCCGTGCAATGAGTGCAGCGCCTGCCGCGGGATTACTGACGGGTCGATTCAGGATGTCATCGAAATCGATGCCGCCTCAAACAATGGTGTTGATGAAATCAGGGACATCCGTGACAAAGTTAAATATGCCCCAAGCTCTGTTAAATATAAAGTTTATATTATCGATGAAGTGCATATGCTTTCAACCGGTGCCTTTAATGCCCTCCTCAAAACGCTTGAGGAGCCGCCGAGGCATGTGATGTTTATATTGGCGACTACGGAACCGCATAAAATCCCGCTGACGATTGTTTCAAGGTGCCAGCGGTTCGATTTTAAGCGGATCACCTCCCAGGCGATTATGGGAAGGATGAAGCTGATTGCCGATGAGACGGGGGCCTCGTATGACCCAGCCGCATTGCCAATTATCGCGAGAGCGGCCGAGGGTGGAATGAGGGACGCACTTAGTCTGCTTGACCAGGCGATTTCCTTCAGCCATGAACGTGTAACGGTGGATGACGCCCTGACTGTCACAGGTTCGGTTTCTCAGGGATTCCTTCATGAATTGGGGGAAGCCATCAGTGAAAAGGACGTGGCAAAAGGGTTGGATGCCTTGAATGAGCTTCTTTTTCACGGAAAGGACCCGTCCCGTTTTATAGAAGATTTTATTTTATTTTTCCGTGATATGCTTTTATATAAAACAGCTCCTACCCTTGAAGAGTCACTGGAAAGGGTTACCGTAGATGAAAGGTTCAGGGCGCTTGCCGATGAGTTTTCAACAGCGCGGATTTATGATTTAATCGAGATGCTGAACAAAACCCAGCAGGAGATGCGCTGGACTACCCATCCGAGAATATTCCTTGAGGTGGCCATCGTCAAGCTATGCCAGCTTGATTCTAAAGATTCTCCGGGTGAACCGGCGGATTCAGGCCAGGTATCGCTCCTGCTAAATAGGATAGAAAAGCTTGAGGCTGAATTAAAAGAATTGAGGAACCAGGGAGTTTCACCAGCGGGCGAACCTGCGGCAACCCAGCAAAAGCCAGCTGCAAGGTCTTCAAGGAAAGGGTTCCAGGCGCCAGCAGGGAAAATCAATGAAGTTCTCAAACAAGCAACGAAGGCGGATCTCACCCTGCTAAAAAGCAATTGGGGAGAAATGCTCCGTAAATTGATGAAGTCCCACGCAGCTCTTTTAAATGAAGCGGAGCCGGTTGCTTCATCGACCGGCGCGTTTGTTCTAAAATTTAAACACGAAATCCATTGCCAGATGGCGATGGATAATCCGAAATTTAAAGAAGCGGTAACTGAGGGCTTAAGGGATCTGACAGGCAGGACATTTTCTGTCCTTGGCGTTCCTGAAGATCAATGGCTGGCCATTCGGGAAAACTTCCTTTCGAACCATCAGGTTGAAGGTGGAGAAGAAGCTGAATCGAAGAAAGAAGAAGATGTAATCGTGGATGAAGCCAGTAAATTATTCGGCGGCACCCTGATAGAAGTAATCGATTGA
- a CDS encoding GIY-YIG nuclease family protein: MEATKHYFYVLLCRDGSYYGGYTTDLDRRIRHHNEGKGAKYTRGRGPVKLIFSKAFPTKTEAMREEYRFKRLPRLKKEEFLASERGEGLAAAEKF; this comes from the coding sequence ATGGAAGCAACTAAGCATTATTTTTATGTATTATTATGCAGGGACGGCAGTTATTATGGAGGCTATACAACGGACCTCGATCGGCGCATCCGGCACCATAATGAAGGAAAAGGGGCAAAATATACAAGAGGAAGAGGACCGGTTAAACTTATATTTTCGAAGGCTTTTCCTACCAAGACGGAAGCAATGCGGGAAGAGTATCGGTTTAAACGCCTTCCGCGTTTGAAAAAAGAAGAATTTTTGGCAAGTGAAAGGGGTGAGGGACTTGCAGCAGCAGAAAAGTTTTGA
- the recR gene encoding recombination mediator RecR produces the protein MHYPEPISKLIDSFMKLPGIGPKTAARLAFFVLSMKEDTVLDFAKALVNAKRNLSYCSICGHITDQDPCYICQDERRDKSLICVVQDPKDVIAMEKMKEFNGLYHVLHGAISPMDGIGPEDINIPDLLKRLQDETVQEVILATNPNIEGEATAMYISRLLKPSGIKITRIAHGLPVGGDLEYADEVTLSKALEGRREL, from the coding sequence ATGCATTATCCCGAACCGATATCAAAGCTAATCGACAGCTTTATGAAATTGCCGGGGATCGGCCCAAAAACGGCCGCTCGACTGGCTTTTTTCGTTCTTAGCATGAAAGAGGACACCGTCCTTGATTTTGCCAAAGCGCTTGTAAATGCAAAGAGGAATTTAAGTTATTGTTCCATTTGCGGGCATATAACTGACCAGGATCCGTGCTATATTTGCCAGGATGAGCGGCGTGATAAAAGCCTCATCTGTGTCGTCCAGGATCCGAAAGATGTCATAGCCATGGAAAAAATGAAGGAATTCAATGGGTTGTACCATGTCCTTCATGGGGCTATATCGCCAATGGATGGAATCGGTCCTGAAGATATCAATATTCCGGACCTGCTGAAGCGTCTTCAGGACGAAACGGTTCAGGAAGTCATTCTCGCGACAAATCCGAACATAGAAGGCGAAGCGACAGCCATGTATATTTCCAGGCTGTTGAAGCCGTCAGGCATCAAGATCACCAGGATAGCCCACGGCCTTCCTGTTGGAGGCGACCTCGAGTATGCGGATGAAGTGACACTTTCAAAAGCTCTCGAAGGCAGGCGTGAACTCTAA
- a CDS encoding cyclic-di-AMP receptor codes for MKLIIAVVQDQDSNRLSNALVEHNFRATKLATTGGFLKSGNTTFMIGTEDARVEKALEVIKVNCKSRDQLVAPVSPMGGNADSYVPYPVEVEVGGATVFVLPIEQFLQF; via the coding sequence ATGAAGTTAATTATTGCGGTCGTTCAGGATCAAGACAGCAACAGGCTTTCGAATGCGCTCGTTGAGCATAATTTCAGGGCAACAAAGCTTGCGACAACGGGAGGCTTCCTTAAGTCGGGAAACACAACTTTCATGATAGGTACAGAGGATGCTAGGGTGGAGAAAGCACTGGAGGTCATCAAGGTCAATTGCAAGTCAAGGGATCAGCTGGTTGCGCCAGTATCTCCAATGGGAGGAAATGCGGATTCATATGTTCCTTATCCTGTAGAAGTTGAAGTAGGGGGAGCCACAGTATTTGTTCTGCCGATTGAGCAGTTTTTGCAATTTTAA